From a region of the Helianthus annuus cultivar XRQ/B chromosome 5, HanXRQr2.0-SUNRISE, whole genome shotgun sequence genome:
- the LOC110943564 gene encoding swi5-dependent recombination DNA repair protein 1 homolog gives MFNVDVLETEQVVNVDAGKEKVIDDVEGDDVNKSTTSSSSSSDDEIDETERLKRIQAETEKEKLLRKRKRQEKEDAPYVPSPQHVSESQSPSSGRKKAGSRKKVVSPKIRKVTPKISKPKIVLKRKPSKDSRKPPTPPHEPTPHQSPIQSPPRQHTPPQQPSPPKQPTPPRQPSPIHLSPLHLSPPQQQTLFTSQEIFKKLTQIQLTPGSSGHRGLHIPHDTLEDIGDFGFANDEQVKKLEKKMDEVLDENKKLAAENKKVSDREKILEMRVKRLETGNKELLKKIDTDQSEIDILKVRVAELEEEKARRDEQNKYFELKNKELEAEKAFREHEFYMLNKVVESMLGTSVEQKFEEIQVEELRAKRQAEINE, from the coding sequence ATGTTTAATGTTGATGTATTAGAGACAGAGCAAGTAGTTAATGTGGATGCTGGAAAAGAGAAAGTGATAGATGACGTTGAAGGTGATGATGTTAATAAGAGCACTACAAGTTCTTCGAGCTCTTCAGATGACGAGATTGACGAAACTGAAAGGTTGAAAAGAATTCAAGCAGAGACAGAGAAAGAGAAGTTGTTGAGAAAGAGGAAAAGGCAAGAAAAGGAAGATGCTCCATATGTGCCATCTCCACAACATGTGTCTGAATCGCAATCACCTTCAAGTGGTAGAAAGAAGGCCGGATCAAGAAAGAAAGTTGTGTCTCCAAAGATACGAAAAGTTACTCCAAAGATTTCAAAGCCGAAGATTGTCTTAaagaggaaaccttccaaagatTCCAGgaaaccaccaacaccaccacatgaGCCAACACCACACCAATCACCAATCCAATCACCTCCACGACAACATACACCTCCACAACAaccttcaccaccaaaacaaccaacaccacccagacaaccatCACCAATACACCTTTCACCACTACATCtttcaccaccacaacaacaaaccTTATTCACATCGCAAGAAATCTTTAAAAAACTCACCCAAATTCAACTAACACCTGGTTCTTCTGGGCACAGAGGTCTTCATATTCCTCATGATACTCTTGAAGATATTGGAGATTTTGGCTTTGCAAACGATGAACAAGTAAAGAAGCTTGAAAAGAAGATGGATGAAGTGTTGGACGAAAACAAAAAGTTAGCTGCTGAGAACAAGAAAGTTTCTGATCGTGAAAAAATTCTTGAAATGCGTGTGAAGAGGTTGGAGACTGGTAACAAAGAATTGCTGAAGAAGATTGATACTGATCAATCAGAGATTGATATCTTGAAAGTGCGAGTTgctgaacttgaagaagaaaaagctCGCAGAGATGAACAGAATAAATATTTCGAGTTGAAAAACAAAGAGCTTGAAGCTGAAAAAGCATTCAGAGAACATGAGTTCTATATGTTAAACAAAGTCGTTGAAAGTATGCTTGGAACGTCAGTTGAGCAAAAGTTTGAAGAGATACAAGTCGAAGAACTCAGGGCTAAACGTCAAGCTGAGATAAATGAATAG